Below is a window of Thermoanaerobaculum aquaticum DNA.
CCGCGACTTTGATGCCTTGGTACAAGCGCTTAACCTGGGGGCCGACTACTTCCTCAAGAAACCCATTGATCTCAAAGAGCTCAGGAGCTTGCTTCGTAAGTTCAGCGAGCAGGGGAGAATCCCCGAGCTGACCGCAGAGCTCAAGAAGAGCTTGGACAAGGAGAGTTAAGCGTGCTGCTGCAGTTCTTGGCGAATGGGCTTGTAAACGGCTGCATCTACGCCCTCATGGCCCTCGGCTTTGCATTGATCTACAACACGGTCAAGGTCTTCCACATTGCTCATGGGGCCGTGTACACGGCCGCTGCCTACGTTTGTTTTGCACTCCATGTTCAGCTCCGATGGCCGCTCGTTACGTCGGTCATGGCTGCCGTTGGGGCTGCCGCCTTTCTGGGGACCATCATCGAGCTGTGTTTGTATGCCCCTCTCGCGCGTCGCAACGCCTCACCGTTGGTGGCACTTCTCAGTTCCCTTGGGCTTTACGTGGCACTTGTGAACGTTATTGCCCTGGTCTTTGGTAATGAAACAAAAGTGCTCCGCCCGGGGATCGAAAAGACCTACCAATTCTCCAACGTGATTTTAACCCGCATTCAGCTGGCCGAGCTCATCACCGCGCTGGTCCTTCTGCCAATTCTTGTCTTGTTCCTTAGAGGTACCCTTTGGGGAAAGGTCATTCGTGCCGTGCGAGACAACCCCACGCTAGCCCAAGTCCTGGGCATAAACCTTGCAAAGGTGCGAATGGCGGTATTTGCCATGGGCTCAGCTCTTGCTGGGCTTACAGCGGTTGTAGTGGCCCTTGATGTAGGG
It encodes the following:
- a CDS encoding response regulator, which gives rise to VEEAQEAMSGQIKVALVDIRLSESDPSNQEGVTFLQWAKAHFPETPVLMMSAYRDFDALVQALNLGADYFLKKPIDLKELRSLLRKFSEQGRIPELTAELKKSLDKES
- a CDS encoding branched-chain amino acid ABC transporter permease, yielding MLLQFLANGLVNGCIYALMALGFALIYNTVKVFHIAHGAVYTAAAYVCFALHVQLRWPLVTSVMAAVGAAAFLGTIIELCLYAPLARRNASPLVALLSSLGLYVALVNVIALVFGNETKVLRPGIEKTYQFSNVILTRIQLAELITALVLLPILVLFLRGTLWGKVIRAVRDNPTLAQVLGINLAKVRMAVFAMGSALAGLTAVVVALDVG